A stretch of Cucumis sativus cultivar 9930 chromosome 2, Cucumber_9930_V3, whole genome shotgun sequence DNA encodes these proteins:
- the LOC101209185 gene encoding pentatricopeptide repeat-containing protein At1g73400, mitochondrial isoform X1 translates to MNRISKTLLQFRNHFPSSFRSINGRLSSVSPSILPLLYYSPKFSVSVPSFSGSITFLVPFNSQFVRSGFYCTLNEVEGEEIPETNADKLHRAIVDNSYAHHDMEGALDQVGVYLTTDLVADILHRLRFDEKLAFRFFTWAARQENYSHEPRVYNEMIDILSSTRYKVKQFRIVCDLLDYMKRNDKNTVPVEVLFGILRNYTDKYLTCLQKFAKKKKVIVKRQPEINAFNLLLDALCKCSLVEDAEALLKKVKKKLKPDANTYNIMFFGWCRVRNPGRGMRVLEEMIELGFDPDNFTYNTAIASFCKAGMLKEACELFEFMRTKGSALSSPTAKTYAIMIVALVNNGRMEECFKFLEYMIKSGCLPDVSTYKEMIEGICVAGKVQEAYMFLEEMGKKGYPPDIVTYNCFLKVLCDNKMSDDALRHCDRMIEVGCLPSVQTYNMLISMFFEMNDHNGAFQIWLEMDRYGCTRDVDSYCIMIEGLFGCNKVGDACLLLEEVVNKGMKLPFRKFDSFLMQLSVNGNLKGIHRLSEHMRKFYNRAMARRFSLNQKRMSVSLRGK, encoded by the coding sequence ATGAATCGGATTTCCAAAACCTTGCTTCAATTCCGAAATCATTTTCCTTCATCATTCCGCAGCATCAATGGTCGTTTATCGTCTGTAAGTCCATCGATTCTACCACTTCTATATTACTCTCCCAAGTTCTCGGTCTCCGTTCCTTCTTTCTCGGGTTCGATTACATTTTTAGTCCCTTTTAATTCACAATTTGTTCGATCAGGATTTTACTGTACTCTCAATGAAGTTGAAGGCGAAGAAATTCCAGAAACCAATGCGGATAAACTGCACAGAGCTATTGTGGATAATTCTTACGCACATCATGATATGGAGGGTGCCCTTGATCAGGTGGGCGTCTATTTGACTACGGATTTAGTTGCAGATATTCTCCATAGGCTTCGTTTTGATGAGAAATTAGCGTTTAGATTCTTTACATGGGCTGCGCGTCAAGAAAACTATTCCCATGAGCCTCGAGTTTATAATGAAATGATTGATATACTCTCCAGCACTAGGTACAAGGTCAAGCAGTTTCGAATTGTTTGTGACCTTCTTGATTATATGAAGAGAAATGACAAGAATACTGTTCCTGTTGAGGTTCTATTTGGGATTTTGAGGAATTATACAGACAAATATTTGACTTGTTTGCAAAAGTttgcaaagaagaagaaggtaatTGTGAAGAGACAACCAGAAATCAATGCCTTCAATTTGTTATTGGACGCTTTGTGTAAATGTAGTCTGGTTGAGGATGCTGAAGCTTTGCTTAAGAAGGTAAAGAAGAAACTGAAGCCGGATGCGAACacttataatataatgttttttgGTTGGTGTAGAGTTAGGAACCCAGGAAGAGGGATGAGAGTATTGGAAGAGATGATCGAGCTCGGTTTCGATCCTGATAATTTTACTTATAACACAGCTATTGCATCCTTTTGCAAAGCAGGGATGTTGAAAGAAGCATGTGAACTCTTTGAGTTCATGAGAACAAAAGGTTCTGCCTTGTCTTCACCCACAGCAAAGACTTATGCAATCATGATTGTGGCTCTTGTTAATAATGGTAGAATGGAAGAATGCTTCAAGTTTCTGGAATACATGATAAAAAGTGGTTGCCTTCCCGACGTTTCTACATATAAGGAAATGATTGAAGGGATATGCGTGGCTGGAAAGGTCCAGGAAGCTTACATGTTTTTGGAAGAGATGGGAAAGAAAGGTTACCCTCCTGATATAGTTACTTATAATTGTTTCCTCAAGGTTCTCTGTGATAATAAAATGAGTGATGATGCACTCAGGCATTGTGATAGAATGATTGAAGTTGGTTGCTTACCCAGTGTACAGACTTACAACATGTTGATTTCTATGTTTTTTGAGATGAACGATCACAATGGAGCTTTCCAGATTTGGCTTGAAATGGATAGGTATGGCTGCACTCGGGATGTTGATTCATATTGTATAATGATTGAAGGGCTTTTTGGTTGCAATAAAGTTGGTGATGCATGTCTCCTTTTAGAGGAAGTGGTTAACAAGGGAATGAAGCTCCCTTTTCGGAAGTTTGACTCATTTCTGATGCAGCTCTCAGTAAATGGTAATCTCAAAGGAATCCATCGGCTGTCTGAACACATGAGAAAGTTTTACAACCGTGCCATGGCCAGACGTTTTTCGCTGAATCAAAAGCGGATGAGCGTGAGTTTGAGAGGAAAGTAA
- the LOC101209185 gene encoding pentatricopeptide repeat-containing protein At1g73400, mitochondrial isoform X2, whose translation MEGALDQVGVYLTTDLVADILHRLRFDEKLAFRFFTWAARQENYSHEPRVYNEMIDILSSTRYKVKQFRIVCDLLDYMKRNDKNTVPVEVLFGILRNYTDKYLTCLQKFAKKKKVIVKRQPEINAFNLLLDALCKCSLVEDAEALLKKVKKKLKPDANTYNIMFFGWCRVRNPGRGMRVLEEMIELGFDPDNFTYNTAIASFCKAGMLKEACELFEFMRTKGSALSSPTAKTYAIMIVALVNNGRMEECFKFLEYMIKSGCLPDVSTYKEMIEGICVAGKVQEAYMFLEEMGKKGYPPDIVTYNCFLKVLCDNKMSDDALRHCDRMIEVGCLPSVQTYNMLISMFFEMNDHNGAFQIWLEMDRYGCTRDVDSYCIMIEGLFGCNKVGDACLLLEEVVNKGMKLPFRKFDSFLMQLSVNGNLKGIHRLSEHMRKFYNRAMARRFSLNQKRMSVSLRGK comes from the coding sequence ATGGAGGGTGCCCTTGATCAGGTGGGCGTCTATTTGACTACGGATTTAGTTGCAGATATTCTCCATAGGCTTCGTTTTGATGAGAAATTAGCGTTTAGATTCTTTACATGGGCTGCGCGTCAAGAAAACTATTCCCATGAGCCTCGAGTTTATAATGAAATGATTGATATACTCTCCAGCACTAGGTACAAGGTCAAGCAGTTTCGAATTGTTTGTGACCTTCTTGATTATATGAAGAGAAATGACAAGAATACTGTTCCTGTTGAGGTTCTATTTGGGATTTTGAGGAATTATACAGACAAATATTTGACTTGTTTGCAAAAGTttgcaaagaagaagaaggtaatTGTGAAGAGACAACCAGAAATCAATGCCTTCAATTTGTTATTGGACGCTTTGTGTAAATGTAGTCTGGTTGAGGATGCTGAAGCTTTGCTTAAGAAGGTAAAGAAGAAACTGAAGCCGGATGCGAACacttataatataatgttttttgGTTGGTGTAGAGTTAGGAACCCAGGAAGAGGGATGAGAGTATTGGAAGAGATGATCGAGCTCGGTTTCGATCCTGATAATTTTACTTATAACACAGCTATTGCATCCTTTTGCAAAGCAGGGATGTTGAAAGAAGCATGTGAACTCTTTGAGTTCATGAGAACAAAAGGTTCTGCCTTGTCTTCACCCACAGCAAAGACTTATGCAATCATGATTGTGGCTCTTGTTAATAATGGTAGAATGGAAGAATGCTTCAAGTTTCTGGAATACATGATAAAAAGTGGTTGCCTTCCCGACGTTTCTACATATAAGGAAATGATTGAAGGGATATGCGTGGCTGGAAAGGTCCAGGAAGCTTACATGTTTTTGGAAGAGATGGGAAAGAAAGGTTACCCTCCTGATATAGTTACTTATAATTGTTTCCTCAAGGTTCTCTGTGATAATAAAATGAGTGATGATGCACTCAGGCATTGTGATAGAATGATTGAAGTTGGTTGCTTACCCAGTGTACAGACTTACAACATGTTGATTTCTATGTTTTTTGAGATGAACGATCACAATGGAGCTTTCCAGATTTGGCTTGAAATGGATAGGTATGGCTGCACTCGGGATGTTGATTCATATTGTATAATGATTGAAGGGCTTTTTGGTTGCAATAAAGTTGGTGATGCATGTCTCCTTTTAGAGGAAGTGGTTAACAAGGGAATGAAGCTCCCTTTTCGGAAGTTTGACTCATTTCTGATGCAGCTCTCAGTAAATGGTAATCTCAAAGGAATCCATCGGCTGTCTGAACACATGAGAAAGTTTTACAACCGTGCCATGGCCAGACGTTTTTCGCTGAATCAAAAGCGGATGAGCGTGAGTTTGAGAGGAAAGTAA